The sequence below is a genomic window from Callithrix jacchus isolate 240 chromosome 16, calJac240_pri, whole genome shotgun sequence.
ttgtatttttagtagagacggggtttcatcatgttggccaggctggtctcaaactcctgatctgaggtgatccacccgccttggcctcccaaagtgctgggattccaggcgcgagccactgagcccagcctccaatgacattttttaatgGATATTGAAATTttccctttgagacagggtccccctgcattccagtctggagtgtagtggcatcatcatggctcactgtagtctcaacctgAGCTCACAGGCgcaccacaccacacctggctaatttttgtttttgtagagatgaggtttcaccatgttgcccaagctggtcttgaactcctgggctctgggtctacccacctcagcctcccaaagtgctggtattacagcaatgagccactgcacccagcgatgaaattttaatttcatgtgtcacaaataattttttttcatttaaaaaccattcttaggcCAGGCATTGTTGGGGCCAACCCCATGAGCCCACTGGACCCCTCCAGTACAGGCACCTGTCCATCGTTGCTAGTTGTCAGTCTCCATTAGAACTGGACTCCAGGGCAGGGGCTGGCTCTGTCCATCTTTGTCCCCGTGGCCTGCACAAGGCCTTGCACAGAGAACAGATGTCTCCATCTGGGAAATTACTCCTTTGGTTTTGTTGGACTTAGTTCTCTGTGGAAACTTTTTGCTGGTGGAGTGTCCTCTCTTCTGTGGCACTGTCCTGAGCTCAAAGCTGGATGCTTCCCCAAatgtgtcattcattcattcagcaaacatttctggGGCTGAGTCAAGCTGCATGCACTGGAGACTTGGGGATTTATAAAATGGCCTGGGCCCTGTCCTTGCTCTGCTCCACTTTGTGAAGCTTCTAGAAGGCTCCAAATAGTTTCAATTCAGTGTCATAAATCAAAGATTATTCTAGACAAAAAGCAATTCCAGACCTAGGTTgtagatttattttaattaatttattgtctccagaacagaaaaccaaaatgtttttatttgtttatatattttggagacagggcctccatctgtcacccagactggagggcagtggtgcgatcacagctcattgcagtctccaacttctgggctcaagtgatccttccctggcctcccaaagtgctatgattacaggcatgagccaccatccctggcctggAAACTCTTCAGATGAGTTTACTATACTGAAGCCCAAATTGCGGTGCACAGTGTGATCAGGTAACAAGATATTCTAGCACCTGCACTACCCCATGAACAATCCCTCTTCCTCTCCACAAAAGAACCACCAGCCTGTGTGCCAGGGGCTACCTGGATGCTTCCGTGTGTTACTCAGATCTCAAAGCTGTGCCGTGGCTTGAATTTAAATCATGTGCTCACACCCTTGGCTCTCAGCAAGCTGCCCCATGGATATCATGTCTTTTCCACATCATGTAGCTGTAAGAGgactcctcctctccctccgTGGCTAATGTCTAACCTGGATTGTTGGACTTTGATTTACTTCTATTGATCTGACCCAGCTGCCTTATTCTTAGTTGTACTGTGACATATAGGTGAAGAAACCACGAAGAGCTGAGAGGAAAAATAACCCTTGAGTGGCTGGAGGGCATAAAGTTATTTTCCAAGTGTGAGGTGATTTGGCTGGTGTGGTACACACTGCTGCAGCAGGAAAGCCACCAGAGGTTCTATGAAGACACATGGGCATCACCAAGCCCCAGGACACTGTGTGCAcagtaaaatttgattttaacgtagctttttttttttagacaagagttttgctctgtcacccaggctggagtacagtggcatggtgatctcgctcactgcaacttccacctcccaggctcaagtgattctcctgcctcagcttcccaagtagctgggattacaagtgcccaccaccatgcccagctaatttttgtatttttagtagagacgggggtctcattatgttggtcaggctggtgtcgaactcctgatctcaggtgatccacacaccttggcctcccaaaatgctgggattacaagcatgagccaccgcacctggtctttAACATAGTTTTCAAATGTCAAAAGTCTCTTTATTTTCTCCCCAACcattcagaaatataaaaagcattCTTAGCCCTTAGGCCATACAAAACGGGCAGCCCGGCTTTGTGTGGCCTAAGAGCTATACGAATGGTTTGCCAGCTCCTGACCTAGGACCATGTCAGTCCAGAGATAATCCAGGTGCTAACACAGAATGAAGCTTGCACCCCAGCCCCTTTTTGGCTGGTTGCTTTTAGTGGAAAGAAAACAGCATTATGGTCAGCACAGAATCTGGAATTTCTGGACCATCCACATGACTCACGTTCCCCTCCTTTTGTCCTGATCATGAACCAGGAAGTAGCCAAGAGGAGATGGTGAgagcccaggaggaggcaggGTCAGAGTCAGAGTCTTCGTGAGCAGTGTTTTGGAAGGCCAGGAACTGGAGTTGCAGGTGGTGCATGTCCACTGGGTGACTGGGTGCCTTTACTCTTATCCCATCGTTGGGCAACCcagaaagcctaaaatatttatggcCCATTAGAGAAAAAACAACCCCTGTGCTAGAGCTGAAGGTGACCAAGGTGACCACCTGGCTAAACACATTACCTGCCAAGACCCTCATCAGCAGCCACACAGCCCAAGGCAGACATTGAACACATACTCTCCATGTATACAGAAGTTCTGGCATGAGAAGAGGCAGACTTATAGTGGATACATTGATTTCATGGCTGTGGAGAACACCATCACCCTTGCACACCGAGAGGAGTCCCTGAATGGGCATGTAGGGGAACACCAGTCAGAGCTTTGCCCCTGGAAGCAGCACTGTAGTCTGGGAACACACTCACAGCATGTTGAGCTAAGCGGCAGCAGCTGGTGGTCACTCAGACCCACCAAGGAGTCAGATCCCCATCCACAGGCTGTAAAGATGGAAACTCATGTGGACACTGGACTCTGCTGTGTCCCTTGCCACCAGGGAAAGCTCCAGAACCTGCAAACACATGGACCCAACACAACCTGTTTCAATATGATACAAACTCATAAGTTGCTCTTCAGTTAGGCAACTGAGGCTGCAACTTCTCAGTGACCCTGTCATGCCTAACCAGTGTGGCATAACCCAAACCAGCAGTCACAAGCCCTGCTGTGACCTATGTCCCTCTGGGCCACATGTTTGCATGTGGGAGAAAGGGATCACAAAGTGTCCCTCCATTGGGGATGGCAGCCTTTTGGGCCCAAATATTTCTGTGTAATTATCGGCAGTGGCACCAAAGATCAGGTTCCCCCTGGAACTCCTTCACAGCTGAATGACCAGGACTGTGGGGGCAGGGTTGAGGTCTGCCTGCAGCTGGCCTCATGCCTGTAGATATCAGCCTTAATTAGATGCTGTGTGAGAAAGTCAGATGGACATGGTCCCAGCCTATTAGATTAACCACTGTAACCAACAGAGCAGCAGATTCATGTGAAAATTCCATTTCAGCCAAAAAATCATCAGGCCCTGCAGATCACTGCAAAAGGTGACCTGCCATCAGCCACACTTCCCTCCATGTTCCTGCATGTGTCAAGAACACAGGATCCTACCATGCTCCACCTGGGCTATGTCTCAAGGTTGTATTGGCAGCAAAAACCTGAGGGGTGAGGTAATGGCCACCCGGCTCCCAACAGAACAGGCTCACTCCTCACCTCCGGGTTTCTCAGCTGTGAGTAATCTGCCTGTCATCCCCTCCTAAATGCAACAGCTACAGGATTTCTTGTGAGCTTGTAATAATAAAATCTCAGACCCTCAGTTCTTGGCAGTTTGTATTTCAGGCTGTTTTAAGGAAATCTGTTCTGCAGCATAAATTACATACATTCAGACCTCTGTAAAGTGGGGCAACTGGGTTCTCCTCCTCTACCTCGTCCCTCTGTCTCTTCCCCAACCCCACTCCCTGTTTCTCCTCCCATCTGTCCTCACACCCCATGGTCTGCTGGTCTTCTACACCTACTCCATCTCAAGTTCTTCTCCCTACcatcttttttcccccacttcCTCTCCCCAAGTTCTttgctctactttttttttgaagtggaatctcactgtcacccaggctggagtgcagtggcatgaccttggctcactgcaacctccacctctcgggttcaagtgattctcctgcctcagcctcccaagtagctgggattacaggcacgcaccaccatgcctggctgacttgtgtgttttcagtagagacgggggtttcaccatgttggccaggatggtctcaatctcttgacctcatgatccgcccaccttgtcctcccaaagtgctgggattacaggcgtgagccaccatgcgcagcctgCTCTACCATCCCTTTTTCCCGCCATCTCCTTTTCCCACTCTCTCTCCTCATCTCTTCTCAGGTTCTCCATATTTGTTTCCCAGACATCTTAAGGTGcccattttcattgttttctccaCTGTCTTTATTTCCTCCTCACCACGTTCTCCccgccaacaacaacaaaaaataaagtggagCAACTGGGCCAGTACAAGATAGTCATCCAGCCTGCGGGCTGTGTGCACAAACTGGGGTGTGCTGGAGATGCTGGCAtagctggggggtggggaggggttgcTTGCATTCACTTGAGTGCTCTCTCCGACCAGCAGTTAGACATATTCCTCTACATTGTTTCCTCTCAGTACCCTCTAACAGTGCCTATTTTCAGATACACAAATAAGGCTCTGAGTTTCAGGGCAATGATGTcctgggtcacacagcaagcCCCTTGGCCACAAGTGTGACCTCAGAACCCTTGCTGTACACCTTGTTTCTGTGCCTAGCACTAATGCGTGCTCCACATATGCCAACCACACCAGTAATGAATGGCATGTACCTGCTAGCCCAGCCTGCCTCTCTGAAAGAGAAGGGGACAGGGCTGGGGCCCTTTGGTCCTGGGTGGCTCTAATGGGGGTTAAGTTCTAAGATAAGGATTTAAGGTGAAGTCAGAAGGAAATTCTAGGCACTCCTCTTCTGGACTTCCTCCAACATGAGCTAATGCATTTCTTTATTGTTGAAGCCAGTGTGAGCCATTGATCCTTAAGGGAAAACATTTTgggtaaattattttaacatactCAGTCTAGCGGAGCTCGTAGAGccttccttctgcctcttccTCATTCACAGGCACCTATGAACTCAAAACTGCACCCTGAGTGTGAGGGACACAGGCTTTATTGAACGGGTTAAGGTCAAACAGTCCAGCAAATAAACGTACACTTTGTATAAAGTTGGATATTCTTGAGAACAATTCTGAGTCTTTACCAACATTCTACATGTTTGTCAGTATAAATGATCCCATGTAAAAGTAAAAGAAGTAAGTTAAGGCTGTAggtttattcatatatatatatatatatatatatatatatgcacacacacacacttatacagATAAGTGGTCTATCCTATGTGAATTTTTTGATGCTGGGTAAGCCTTGAGCTCcgattaaaagctttgccacagtcATTGCATTTATAAGGCTTCTCcccagtgtgaattctctgatgtaTAATTAGATGTGAACGCCAcctaaatattttctcacagtcatcacactgatgcagtttctttatagtaCTAACTTTTTTACGGCTCACAAAAGTGGACCCTTCTAGGGCATTCCCATATTCGTAAAACCACTGGGCCCTAGTGTGTATTCTCTGGTGTTCAATAAGATATGAGCTCCGGctgaaggcttttccacattcacTGCACTCATAGGGCTTCACTCCTGCATGAATTATCTGGTGTTGGAAAAGGGTTGAGTTCTgactgaaggctttcccacattcgtTACATTTATAGGGCCTCTCTCCGGTGTGAACCCTTTGATGTATTGTAAGCTGTGTGCTCATGctgaaggcttttccacattggaggcattcatagggtttctctcctttATGGATTCTCTGATGGTAAATGAGGCTTGAACTCTGACTAAAGGCTTTTCCACAGTCATTACAcacatagggtttctctccagtgtggattCGCTGATGTTGAATAAGGTGTGAGCCCTGAACAAAGCCTTTGCCACACTCATCACATTTAAAtggtttttctccagtgtgagTTCTCTGATGGCGAATAAGCCGTGAACTACAACCAAAGGCTTTTGTACACTTGTTGCATTTATaaggcttctctccagtgtgaatcaGTTGATGCTGACTAAGGCGAGAAATCCACCTGAAAGCTTTCCCACACTCATCACACTTAAATGGTTTCTCTAcagtgtgaattctctgatgtgCAGCAAGGCTTGGGCTGTCTGAGGCTCTCAGAATTTGAGATTTTTCCCCAGTATGCATCCTTTGATGCTGGGCTAGAGTGGAGCTCTGGCTGAAGGCCTTCCCACACTCCTTGCAAGGGTAGGGCCTCTCCCCAGTGTGAGTCCTCTGGTGTCTAACCAGCTGCGACTGCTggctgaaggctttcccacactcaCGACAACCATAGGGCCTCTCTCCTGTGTGGATTCTCTGATGGTGGATGAGGCTTGAGCTCTGACcaaaggcttttccacattcctCACATCTGTAGGGCTTCTCCCCAGTGTGAATTCTTTGATGCTGAATAAGTTTTGAGCTCAGGCGGAAGGCTTTTCCACACTCAATGCATTTAAAGGGTTTCTCTCCCGTGTGGATTCTCTGATGCTGATTAAGCTGCGAGCAGAGCCTGAAGACTTTCCCACATTCTGCACATTCGTACGGCTTCTCTCCATGGCAGTTATTTGGGTGTTTCCCCTGCAAGCAGTCAGATAACTTTTTTTGGCATTCCTGACATCTGCTAATTTTCTTCTGTGTATTAATTTCCCAATGCAGAGTGATGTCTGAAGTGGCCCTGAAGCCTCTGCCACATCCCTCGCATCTCTGGGAAGTTCCTTCTGCACTTTCCCTCTGACTTTCAAGAGGCTGACAAACCAGGCTGCTAGTTCCCAGCTCCTTACTTCCCTGGGCAGTGTCCTTGGTGAAGGGCTTGGGAACCACAGTCTCCTCATTCAAACAGTTATTCTGGAAGACAGAGCCTGTCACTCTCAGTCCAGGACTGCCCAGATGACTGCCTAACCAGACCTCAGAATCAGAAACGTCTCCAAAGCCAGGATTCTGAGCAAAGTCCTGTGGAGAGATTCTGACCATTGTCCCAGAGGATTCTGATTTTAGGATGTCCATGTCCTCACAGGCCTGCTCATTGTCAGTCCTAATCGTAGAATCTGAAACAAACAGGAACAAAGATGTTCCTTAGGTCCTGTGCTCAGAGAAATGACAGACTACAAATGTGGGGGCTGGGCTCAAGGCTTCCAGAATGGCTGCACTGAGCACTGTGAAGCCCCAGGTGGAAACTCGCAAGAGAAGGCAGAGCCTTTGGAAGTTCTCAAATCTGGTTTCAAACTTTttactttgttcattcattcaatagcaATGAAGTGTACATTATACACTGGGCAGAGTGCTGGGAGCAACACAGACtatgggggtgcaggggtctgtgAGCAGAGAGGTCCATCCTACAGGGCACCAGTGTGGGGCAAAGTTCACATAGAAGCaaagacaacaaagcaagaccagaAGGGTGGGAGGTTACCATGGATTAGGCCATGGGGTCAGGGGCTCCAGGATCCCAGCTGGTGAGGAAAGAGTACAGGGTCTGAGTTCTGAATGGATGGCATGGACTCTGATGAGTAAGACAGGGCTGGAAGAGCTGCCAAGGGACATACTTGGTAAGCTCAGAAGGGCACTGGGCACCTAGGCCGTTCATGGCTACTCCCTGGGGTAGGCTTCTCTGAGTAAAGCCCAGCTCCCTCATCTGCCTCCTGGCTGCTCCCGCCAACTTGTACCTGGCCATGTTCCCTGCTTCTCCCTGGGCAGTGTGTGCCTACCCACAAGACCACACTGACTTCTTCCCTGGGGCTGCAAGTTTCTGAAGGTCCCCAGGGGGACTCCCAGACATCTCCATTCCTTCTGGACTCCCCAAGTAAGCACAGGCTTTTGTCTTACTCTGTAACCCTAGAGGGCACCTCTGCTGAGGTCAGACATCCCCTTGATGTCTGTGATCACAACCATGACAGGACGCAACACACAGCTATGGTCATGACGCAACTACGGTCCCCACCACAAAACAATCACGTTCACAACCACAGCCATGCAGCCACAGCTGTAACCAGCCCAAGTCTACCCCACAGTGAATGCACAGCCCAGTGACAGGGCTTTAGGCTCCAGTTCTTGCCCACTACTAACCATCGGTGGTGAGTTCCCAGCTTCCAGGGATCTCCAAAGGACTTCCTGTCAGTCCTGGAAAATCGCAGAAGGCAACCCTTTCAACTTCACTGTGCAGCAGGGATACACAAGTGCCATGAGGACATAAGCCATCTTCAGGCCTGGTCCTCACATGTTTCTCCTTCCCTGCACAACCACACCACCTCAGCATGCCTGCTCCTTCAACAGGCTTGCTTGGCACTCCTCCCAAGCCATCCCCTGCTGTGAAGATAAGAGAGCAAGGCGggcagacacggtggctcatgcctataatcctagtgcattgggaagccaaggcaggtggatcacctgaggtcaggagatcgagagcagcctgactaacatggtgaaacctcatctctactaaaaatacaaatattagctgagtgtggtggcacgcacctgtagtcccagctgcttgggagactgaggcaggagaatcccttgaacccgggaggcggaggttgcagtgagccaagatcgtgccactgcactccagcctgggtgacagagcgagactccatcccaaaaaaagagagaacagggCACCAAGATGTGCggcaagtaattctcatgcctggAACATGGTGGCCCTAAGAGCTGGGAGCAAGCCCAGGACAGCCCAGCACTCCTGTGCCAGGTGTTGCCCAAGGTCTCCTGCTGCACAGAGTAAAACCTCTACATGGCTAAGCAGCCTGCAGCCAAGAGCACTACTGACCAGCAGACGAGGATATCACAAATCTACCTGACCACATATCAGTTTCCTTCCCTCTGGCACCTTGTGACTGCCCATGAGAAGCCTGGGATACATCATAAAATTCTCCCGGCACAAACCCAGCCTCAGCCGCCTTCTGGCTCTCAGTGGCCCTTGGCTTCCTGCCTGGCCTCGGCTTGCATGGCCTGTTTCTTTGTCCCTGCTTACCACTGTCACCCACCCCCACGGAAGCCCCCCAGGGACCTGTAACCCAAGGCAAGGCTCTCTACCCTTCCCTGGAGCATGAAAGCGCTTCTCCAGTAAGCTTTGGATAACTTATGAGAAGATTATTACAAAATGAAACCTCATTCTGGAAGTGGCAGTCCCTCAGAGAGGACACATACGTCTTGGCTCTAAAGagctgaggccaggtgcggtggcttatacctgtaatcccagcactttgggaggccaagacgggcagatcatttgagccaaagaattcgagaccagtctggaccaacacagtgaaaccccatctctactgaaaatacaaaaattagccaggtatggtggcgggatcctgtaatcccagctatttgggaggcttaggcacaagaatcatttgaacctgggaggcagaggttgcagtgagccaagatcatcccactgcactgcactccagcctgggcaacagagactcccatctcaaaaaaaaaacagaggcagaaaAGGGCCAGGCTGACAGCAAGGTTTGTTGGGGGGTGCCGGGAACCACCCACCAGTGGGCACGGTGGTGGTCAAGAGCAAGGGGCTGCACAGTGGGGACCTGGCCTTCCCCCACTGCTCTGAGCCAGTATCCTTCAGTATCTGACGCTGGCTGTACCAGTTGGGAACAGGTTAACATATCTGGGCATTTCTGCCTTATTTAATGTATTCTGGTTTTGTGCTACTGCATATTTTTATCTAAGAGGCCACATTCCTGCCCTGGACTCTTGGGTCTGCAAGCAAGTGCTGGGTGCATCAATAGCAGCTTTCACCTACTGCAGGGTTGTATTTTTTGTGTTGCTTTATCATAATAAGGACCACCTGCTACATATAAACCCAATGAACTAATTCTGCCAACTACAGCTGGCTTTTCTGCAATGGCACCCTCTTTAAACTCTCCTGTCCatgttggaaatattttaatgGCAGGCTGGGTTTTAGCTGGGCCACCTTACAGCTGTACTTCCTTctcagggaggctgagcagaAAGGGCAACATGGGTGTAGCCAGCAGAGCCAGTGAGGCCAGGATTCCTGATCACTCTTCCCACAGGTCACATGTAGCCTTCCTGGGTGGCTGCAACGCCCACAGGATGTGAAGAGGCTCGGAAACCCTCCTTGCCCTTTGACGCTGCCTAGGGTCATATGAAATCACAGCCCCTACTTTTCACAACTTTGGACTGTCCAACTTGCTTCCCAAGGGCCCTACCAGCCTGTGGCCTCTGTAGGACCTGGTCCTGCCCTGCTGCAAGAGTGACTGTGATGACCCAGCAGCAGCAAGGGGAGGCGAGGGACTCCCTTTCTGCTGCTGAGATACACGCACCCATTTCCCTCATCATGCTGGGCAGCACGCCAGCAAATCAGGGAAGCAGAGTGCCAGGCAGCTGCCTGCCCAGCAGGGGCTCATGCTGGAGGCGGCGGGTGCCCTGGTGAGGGCTGAGCACCCCAAGATAGGCTGAAGTCCTAACTTGAAGCACcacacctcagaatgtgaccttgtttggaaacATGGttgttgcagatggaattaatcACCATGAGGTCACTGGGGTGGACCCTTTCCTCATCCCAACCCAAGATGACTGGCGTCCTTATAAGGAGACGGCTACATGAACACAGACATACAGAAAGAAAGCAGCCATGTGAGGGAGTTGGAGATGAGAGTGATGaatgcatctacaagccaaggaacccAAGGATTACCAGAAAACCATCAGATGCCCAGAGAGGCAGGACAGGGTCCTTCCGTAAAGCCTTCCCAGGGAGCACGGCCCCGCTGACACCTCGATTTCAGATTGCCAGCTCCACAACTGTGAGacaatcaatttctgttgttttaagctccCTAGTTTGTGGATCCCTGTTATGGCAGCCACAGAGGACTAGTGCACTCCTGGAGCCTGAGAAGGTCTGGAGGGAGCCACCTCAGGGCATGTGCTAATCCATGGAAAGGCTACTGAAAGCCAAACATAATGCTTCACTTGGATCCGTAGATTTCTATCTTTGCTTAACAAAAAAAGtatgaataaaatcagaaatcaaacaaaatgcaatataatttcaaaaacaagCTCCGTTTTTGCTGAAACACATGGGTTTTTGTGTGCAGTTTGGCCTCTCCCAAGGCAGCCCCATAAGGAGATCTGTGCATCCTTCTATGGGCTGGATGCCATGTCCCCTATAGCATTCCCAGGCACGCAGCAGAGCCCCCAGGACTCGCCCACAGCTGCCTCTGGTTGTGAGGCCCTTCCTGCAGTTTCCCCTCACCCCAGGGCTTCTCTGCGACAGGGTCTAAGCCTCACCTGTCTTGAAGGTCTTTGGTGCCTCTGTCCCCTCTGCTCCCTGCAGGTCGAGGACCCATGGTTCCTGTCCCTGCTCCAGCCGGGAGATCAGCTCAGGCTTGAAAACCAGGAATCCTGCTGTGTGTGCGGCACAGGAAACAGTGTCAGCATGACAGGGAGCATGTAGCACAAGGCTAAGCTTTCCCCGGCTTCCAAATGTAAAGGGGCAGGGGGGCTGGAAGGCACAGGTAGAGCCCCTGTGGGGAGTGAGGGGTGTGAAGGGCGGTGAGAATCTGGGGACACAGCAGCCCTTTCTGTCCAGATCTATCCAGTTCCTGTGGCTGGATGGCAAGGGATAAATGACTCCCACAATCTCCAGATGACCCTGTCACCAAACAGTCTGCAAAGAACACCACTCCACCCCTGGAACTCAGGGGAGAGAGCAGAAGCCCAAAGTCACTTGGCAGAGCCGGGCCTGTTGCTCAGTTCAAAGAGCAGAGATGCCCAAAGAGGCAGGGGTGGTTACAAACtaagacaacaacaaaaagacatgaATGAAGCAAATTTTGCATCAGAAAGTTCCAAGGCCCAGTCCTCAGCCAGCAGCCTTCCAGCCTCAAGTCCCTGCACAAAGGACGCCTCAGGGCCTGCTCTCCTCTCCAAGGACTGGGTGGCAGAGACCTGTGGGGGCCCGGCACCCTGCCTTCTTGGGGCCATCTGCCCCCATACCCTCTTTGTGCAGTCAGTACAGAGATGAGTTGGTGATCCATGGGCCAGCCGAGGCCTCTGGTTGGAAGCTTCCCCACACTGGAAGGAAAGAGGCAAGCAGAGATGCCAAAGGCCTACAGCCAATACACTCAAGCCCCTAGATGCAGACAGGACTCCAGACTCAACAGAAATGCACGTTCTCTCCAAGTACATGTGGAACAAAGAAACACCCTCGGGTCAAGTCACCGACACACCAAAGAACAATACCACAGAACAtgcacccagccaaatgcagcTCAGAATGAGATTAACCACAAAATGTTGCTTAGATGCGATTAGCTACTTGGAAACTAAACAATAAATTACTAAGTGGCAAGCATATTTATTATGAGTCAGAATTTATAGGATACAGCCCAAGCAGTATGTaaagataaaacttttttttttttttttgagacagagtcttgctctgctgcctaggttggagtgtggtggaacaatctcagcccactgcaacctccacctcctgggttcaagcaattcttcctgcctcggcctcaagagtagctgggactacaggtgcaggtcaccatgccagctaattttttgtattttagtagaaacacagtttcaccatgttagccaggatggtctggatctcctgacctcatgatccgcccacctcggcctcccaaagtgctgggattacaggtgtgaaccactgcacccggctgatagaatgttatttatttatttatttatttaaagacatggtgttgctctgtcactcaggctggagtgcagctgcaccatcatagttcactataacctagaccaatcctcccaccacagcctactgagtagttaggactataggtgtgtgacatcacacccagctaatttttaaaaattttttgtagagatgtggtcttgctatgttgcccaggctggcctcaaactcctgggctcaaacaatcctcctgcctcagcctcctaagtagctgagattacaggcatatgccactatacccagaaaaatcatttactagaaatgataattttatttttttatttttttataaagacagggtttcaccatgttggccaggctggtcttgaactcctgacctcaggtgatccgcccaccttggcctccaaagtgcttggattacaggcgtgagccactgcgcccagcctagaaatGAGAATTTCAAAACACAAATGAGGTAAACAGTAAGCTTAAGAAG
It includes:
- the ZNF7 gene encoding zinc finger protein 7 isoform X24 gives rise to the protein MGFLGCWCMSFQEVVTFGDVAVHFSREEWQCLDPGQRALYREVMLENHSSVAGLAGFLVFKPELISRLEQGQEPWVLDLQGAEGTEAPKTFKTDSTIRTDNEQACEDMDILKSESSGTMVRISPQDFAQNPGFGDVSDSEVWLGSHLGSPGLRVTGSVFQNNCLNEETVVPKPFTKDTAQGSKELGTSSLVCQPLESQRESAEGTSQRCEGCGRGFRATSDITLHWEINTQKKISRCQECQKKLSDCLQGKHPNNCHGEKPYECAECGKVFRLCSQLNQHQRIHTGEKPFKCIECGKAFRLSSKLIQHQRIHTGEKPYRCEECGKAFGQSSSLIHHQRIHTGERPYGCRECGKAFSQQSQLVRHQRTHTGERPYPCKECGKAFSQSSTLAQHQRMHTGEKSQILRASDSPSLAAHQRIHTVEKPFKCDECGKAFRWISRLSQHQLIHTGEKPYKCNKCTKAFGCSSRLIRHQRTHTGEKPFKCDECGKGFVQGSHLIQHQRIHTGEKPYVCNDCGKAFSQSSSLIYHQRIHKGEKPYECLQCGKAFSMSTQLTIHQRVHTGERPYKCNECGKAFSQNSTLFQHQIIHAGVKPYECSECGKAFSRSSYLIEHQRIHTRAQWFYEYGNALEGSTFVSRKKVSTIKKLHQCDDCEKIFRWRSHLIIHQRIHTGEKPYKCNDCGKAFNRSSRLTQHQKIHIG
- the ZNF7 gene encoding zinc finger protein 7 isoform X16; the protein is MGFLGCWCMSFQEVVTFGDVAVHFSREEWQCLDPGQRALYREVMLENHSSVAGLAGFLVFKPELISRLEQGQEPWVLDLQGAEGTEAPKTFKTGLTGSPLEIPGSWELTTDDSTIRTDNEQACEDMDILKSESSGTMVRISPQDFAQNPGFGDVSDSEVWLGSHLGSPGLRVTGSVFQNNCLNEETVVPKPFTKDTAQGSKELGTSSLVCQPLESQRESAEGTSQRCEGCGRGFRATSDITLHWEINTQKKISRCQECQKKLSDCLQGKHPNNCHGEKPYECAECGKVFRLCSQLNQHQRIHTGEKPFKCIECGKAFRLSSKLIQHQRIHTGEKPYRCEECGKAFGQSSSLIHHQRIHTGERPYGCRECGKAFSQQSQLVRHQRTHTGERPYPCKECGKAFSQSSTLAQHQRMHTGEKSQILRASDSPSLAAHQRIHTVEKPFKCDECGKAFRWISRLSQHQLIHTGEKPYKCNKCTKAFGCSSRLIRHQRTHTGEKPFKCDECGKGFVQGSHLIQHQRIHTGEKPYVCNDCGKAFSQSSSLIYHQRIHKGEKPYECLQCGKAFSMSTQLTIHQRVHTGERPYKCNECGKAFSQNSTLFQHQIIHAGVKPYECSECGKAFSRSSYLIEHQRIHTRAQWFYEYGNALEGSTFVSRKKVSTIKKLHQCDDCEKIFRWRSHLIIHQRIHTGEKPYKCNDCGKAFNRSSRLTQHQKIHIG
- the ZNF7 gene encoding zinc finger protein 7 isoform X17, yielding MGGSSFGGHCCLGQPPCAGDLGLPPHKPLSGLDAAIRRLFPFRPAGGSAWSGLSARTRGCPPTKSHAGFLVFKPELISRLEQGQEPWVLDLQGAEGTEAPKTFKTDSTIRTDNEQACEDMDILKSESSGTMVRISPQDFAQNPGFGDVSDSEVWLGSHLGSPGLRVTGSVFQNNCLNEETVVPKPFTKDTAQGSKELGTSSLVCQPLESQRESAEGTSQRCEGCGRGFRATSDITLHWEINTQKKISRCQECQKKLSDCLQGKHPNNCHGEKPYECAECGKVFRLCSQLNQHQRIHTGEKPFKCIECGKAFRLSSKLIQHQRIHTGEKPYRCEECGKAFGQSSSLIHHQRIHTGERPYGCRECGKAFSQQSQLVRHQRTHTGERPYPCKECGKAFSQSSTLAQHQRMHTGEKSQILRASDSPSLAAHQRIHTVEKPFKCDECGKAFRWISRLSQHQLIHTGEKPYKCNKCTKAFGCSSRLIRHQRTHTGEKPFKCDECGKGFVQGSHLIQHQRIHTGEKPYVCNDCGKAFSQSSSLIYHQRIHKGEKPYECLQCGKAFSMSTQLTIHQRVHTGERPYKCNECGKAFSQNSTLFQHQIIHAGVKPYECSECGKAFSRSSYLIEHQRIHTRAQWFYEYGNALEGSTFVSRKKVSTIKKLHQCDDCEKIFRWRSHLIIHQRIHTGEKPYKCNDCGKAFNRSSRLTQHQKIHIG